The Streptomyces sp. P9-A4 genome contains a region encoding:
- a CDS encoding acyl-CoA synthetase produces MSDARTPGPRDDGARGTPRTAAHEEYRAARDLLLRLRGDREAADAAFRWPRAEHFNWALDWFDVIAEGNDRPALELLGHAGEDGAVPVVDRVSFAELAARSDALAVALRDHGVVRGDRVLILLGTRTELWETLLGCIKLGAVVVPGYQDLTRSEAADRITRGAVRHLIAAPELSGLLDELPVPGIRMAAAPGTGRAGWLPYPDTRATGRPRFVPDGPTRSADPSFCYFTSGTTSLPKLVEHSHAGYGVGHLSSLYWSGLGPGDRHLNLSAPGWAKHSWSSFFVPWAAEATILAPPDGGLPSSALPRALAEHGVTSFCAPPSAWRSLLPYVTGGAGAPRLREATAAGEPLTAETVARIETAWGVRVRDGYGQTEATALIGRAPGPSEPIAPLGHPLPGYRIVLRDPETGETGDSGEVCVDLKERPPGLMRGYAGLPERTAEAFADGLYRTGDRGERCADGSIRLLGRMDEVFKSHGHRVSPTEIEAVLRTHPEVADAAVVPRPDPDGGLAPYAVVELRQGEPSTAGHGRIAAELLTLAAERLAPVFVPRGVEVIARLPRTRSGKVRRGELAPKP; encoded by the coding sequence GTGAGTGACGCTCGTACGCCGGGGCCGCGCGACGACGGCGCGCGCGGCACCCCACGCACCGCCGCACACGAGGAGTACCGGGCCGCCCGGGACCTCCTGCTGCGGCTGCGCGGCGACCGCGAGGCGGCCGACGCCGCCTTCCGGTGGCCGCGCGCCGAGCACTTCAACTGGGCCCTGGACTGGTTCGACGTCATCGCGGAGGGCAACGACCGGCCTGCGCTCGAACTCCTCGGGCACGCGGGGGAGGACGGTGCCGTCCCGGTCGTCGACCGGGTCTCCTTCGCCGAACTCGCAGCCCGCTCCGACGCGTTGGCGGTCGCCCTGCGCGATCACGGAGTCGTACGCGGCGACCGCGTCCTGATCCTCCTCGGCACCCGCACCGAGCTGTGGGAGACCCTGCTCGGCTGCATCAAGCTCGGGGCCGTCGTCGTCCCCGGCTACCAGGACCTCACCCGGTCCGAAGCCGCCGACCGGATCACCAGGGGAGCCGTCCGCCATCTGATCGCCGCACCCGAACTCAGCGGCCTGCTTGACGAGTTGCCGGTGCCGGGCATCCGGATGGCGGCGGCGCCCGGCACCGGCAGGGCCGGCTGGCTCCCGTACCCCGACACCCGCGCCACCGGCCGTCCCCGCTTCGTCCCGGACGGGCCCACCCGCTCCGCCGACCCGTCGTTCTGCTACTTCACCTCCGGGACGACCTCGCTGCCCAAGCTCGTCGAGCACAGCCACGCCGGCTACGGCGTCGGCCACCTCTCCAGCCTGTACTGGAGCGGCCTGGGCCCCGGCGACCGGCATCTCAACCTCTCCGCGCCCGGCTGGGCCAAGCACTCCTGGTCCAGCTTCTTCGTGCCATGGGCGGCGGAGGCCACCATCCTCGCGCCGCCGGACGGCGGGCTCCCGTCGTCCGCCCTGCCACGGGCCCTCGCCGAGCACGGCGTCACCAGCTTCTGCGCGCCCCCGAGCGCCTGGCGCTCCCTGCTCCCGTACGTGACCGGGGGCGCCGGAGCCCCCCGGCTGCGGGAGGCGACGGCCGCCGGGGAACCCCTGACGGCCGAGACGGTCGCACGGATCGAGACCGCGTGGGGCGTACGGGTCCGGGACGGCTACGGCCAGACGGAGGCGACCGCGCTCATCGGCCGCGCCCCCGGCCCCTCCGAGCCGATCGCCCCGCTCGGCCACCCGCTCCCCGGGTACCGGATCGTGCTGCGTGACCCGGAGACCGGGGAGACGGGCGACAGCGGCGAGGTCTGCGTGGACCTGAAGGAACGCCCGCCCGGCCTCATGCGCGGCTACGCCGGCCTCCCCGAACGCACGGCGGAGGCCTTCGCCGACGGCCTCTACCGCACGGGGGACCGGGGCGAGCGGTGCGCGGACGGCTCGATCCGGCTGCTCGGCCGGATGGACGAGGTGTTCAAGTCCCACGGCCACCGGGTCTCCCCCACGGAGATCGAGGCCGTGCTGCGCACCCACCCGGAGGTGGCCGACGCGGCGGTGGTGCCGCGCCCCGACCCGGACGGCGGCCTCGCCCCGTACGCGGTCGTGGAGCTGCGGCAGGGGGAGCCGTCCACGGCCGGGCACGGACGCATCGCGGCCGAACTCCTGACGCTCGCCGCCGAACGGCTCGCGCCGGTCTTCGTCCCGCGCGGGGTCGAGGTGATCGCCCGCCTCCCGCGTACCCGCTCGGGAAAGGTGCGCCGGGGGGAACTCGCCCCGAAGCCCTGA
- a CDS encoding M1 family metallopeptidase: MTSLRHRRAASLALAALLLLVPRAAAAQDPSGPAPVRAATPDRPSYEVALRADGDGSHWTGRQTVSFRNAARTPLSSVDLRLWGNGTDGCGTPGSPSPVRVGGVVGGTPRPLTVGCTALRIDLPAPLPYGARTSVSFDVSITVPDRVHRFGRDGAHRYLGNALPLLSVRDAQGAHLDPDVGFGESFFTLAGDFRVVLDHPAALKVPATGTTTRRAGAPGRTVTTSVARGVRDFAWAAGPFRTRTVTTPGGIRLNAYWTAATAPEGVATDLRAAVGSVDAFGERFGRYPYGELDLVMSDNLDEFGSMEFPGLVLLWTEPEGSAVVHEIAHQWFYGIVGNDQFASPWLDESFAQYANQVYYREPTATCWEDQGEWPSEAAALTRPMGYYADGHRSEYVRVVYGRGACALHDLERVLGGPATAAMLRGYVRDHWLGVATTEDFKRAAQAATGKDLGPFWTEHRIH, translated from the coding sequence ATGACCTCGCTCAGACACCGGCGGGCCGCCTCGCTCGCCCTCGCGGCCCTCCTCCTGCTCGTCCCCCGGGCCGCCGCCGCGCAGGACCCCTCGGGCCCCGCCCCGGTGCGGGCGGCGACGCCGGACCGGCCCTCGTACGAGGTGGCCCTGCGCGCCGACGGCGACGGCTCGCACTGGACCGGCCGTCAGACGGTGTCCTTCCGCAACGCCGCTCGTACGCCCCTGAGTTCGGTCGACCTACGGCTGTGGGGGAACGGCACCGACGGCTGCGGCACCCCCGGGAGCCCGTCCCCGGTCCGGGTCGGCGGGGTCGTCGGAGGCACCCCGCGACCGCTCACGGTCGGCTGCACCGCGCTGCGGATCGACCTGCCCGCGCCGCTGCCCTACGGGGCGCGCACCAGCGTCTCCTTCGACGTGTCGATCACCGTCCCCGACCGCGTGCACCGGTTCGGCAGGGACGGGGCGCACCGCTACCTCGGCAACGCGCTGCCCCTGCTGTCCGTCCGTGACGCGCAGGGCGCGCACCTCGACCCGGACGTCGGCTTCGGCGAGAGCTTCTTCACCCTGGCCGGTGACTTCCGGGTCGTCCTCGACCACCCCGCCGCGCTCAAGGTCCCCGCGACGGGCACCACCACCCGGCGGGCCGGTGCGCCCGGCCGTACGGTCACCACCAGCGTCGCGCGCGGGGTGCGGGACTTCGCGTGGGCGGCGGGCCCCTTCCGGACGCGGACGGTGACCACGCCCGGCGGCATCCGGCTGAACGCGTACTGGACGGCCGCCACGGCCCCGGAGGGCGTCGCGACCGACCTGCGGGCCGCCGTCGGCTCGGTCGACGCGTTCGGCGAGCGGTTCGGGCGCTACCCGTACGGCGAGCTGGACCTCGTCATGAGCGACAATCTCGACGAGTTCGGCAGCATGGAGTTCCCGGGCCTCGTCCTGCTGTGGACCGAGCCGGAGGGTTCCGCCGTCGTGCACGAGATCGCCCACCAGTGGTTCTACGGCATCGTCGGCAACGACCAGTTCGCTTCGCCGTGGCTGGACGAGTCCTTCGCCCAGTACGCCAACCAGGTGTACTACCGCGAACCCACCGCCACCTGCTGGGAGGACCAGGGCGAGTGGCCCAGCGAAGCGGCGGCCCTCACCCGGCCCATGGGCTACTACGCCGACGGCCACCGCTCGGAGTACGTCCGGGTCGTCTACGGGCGGGGCGCCTGCGCCCTCCACGACCTGGAACGCGTCCTGGGCGGCCCGGCGACGGCGGCGATGCTGCGCGGCTACGTACGGGACCACTGGCTGGGCGTCGCCACCACCGAGGACTTCAAGCGCGCGGCGCAGGCGGCGACAGGCAAGGACCTCGGGCCGTTCTGGACCGAGCACAGGATCCACTGA
- a CDS encoding TetR/AcrR family transcriptional regulator: MATNAKERLLSAAERLFYEEGIRAVGIERILSESGVGRASFYRHFPSKDDVVVEVLRRRDDMWRAWLDGRIAVSERSPEELPLALFDGLAERFSAASFRGCAFINTMVETADPDSPAHHVAAEHKEKVIAVLDRLLTEGGYRDHEVLARQLALLGDGAIVTAVREGTAEAAVRARGVAEVLLRTAERERAGR, encoded by the coding sequence ATGGCCACGAACGCGAAAGAACGGCTCCTCAGCGCGGCGGAGCGTCTGTTCTACGAAGAGGGGATCCGGGCCGTGGGCATCGAGCGGATCCTGTCCGAATCCGGAGTCGGCCGCGCCTCCTTCTACCGCCACTTCCCCAGCAAGGACGACGTGGTCGTCGAGGTGCTGCGGCGGCGCGACGACATGTGGCGCGCCTGGCTCGACGGCCGGATCGCGGTCAGCGAGCGCTCACCCGAGGAACTTCCGCTCGCGCTCTTCGACGGCCTCGCGGAGCGCTTCTCGGCGGCGTCGTTCCGGGGCTGCGCGTTCATCAACACGATGGTGGAGACGGCCGATCCGGACAGCCCGGCGCACCACGTGGCCGCCGAGCACAAGGAGAAGGTCATCGCCGTCCTCGACCGTCTCCTCACCGAGGGCGGCTACCGCGACCACGAGGTCCTGGCCCGCCAGCTCGCACTGCTGGGGGACGGGGCCATCGTGACGGCGGTGCGCGAGGGCACGGCGGAGGCTGCGGTACGTGCCCGGGGCGTGGCGGAGGTCCTGCTGCGCACGGCGGAGCGGGAGCGGGCCGGGAGGTGA
- a CDS encoding carboxymuconolactone decarboxylase family protein gives MPRLPQLTVETANEEQRELLEGTLKQLGKLPNLYAALANGPSALRGYLAMREALVGGSFSARQREQLALYIAQRNDCTYCVSAHTLRGGKVGLSEQELLDTRRGTDAGDPHMDQVLRFAGAVMATGGRVTDESLTDARAAGVTDAEIAEIVGHVALNVLSNFFNHVAQPDLDFPLVPAHLAE, from the coding sequence ATGCCCCGCCTGCCCCAACTGACCGTCGAGACCGCCAACGAGGAGCAGCGCGAGCTGCTCGAAGGCACCCTCAAGCAGCTCGGCAAGCTGCCCAACCTCTACGCCGCCCTCGCCAACGGCCCCTCCGCGCTCCGCGGCTACCTCGCCATGCGCGAGGCCCTGGTCGGCGGCAGCTTCAGCGCCCGGCAGCGTGAGCAGCTCGCGCTCTACATCGCGCAGCGCAACGACTGCACGTACTGCGTCTCCGCGCACACCCTGCGCGGCGGCAAGGTCGGCCTGAGCGAGCAGGAACTGCTCGACACCCGCCGCGGCACCGACGCGGGCGACCCGCACATGGACCAGGTGCTCCGCTTCGCCGGCGCCGTCATGGCCACCGGAGGCCGTGTCACCGACGAGTCCCTCACCGACGCCCGCGCCGCCGGCGTGACCGACGCCGAGATCGCGGAGATCGTCGGCCACGTCGCGCTGAACGTGCTGTCGAACTTCTTCAATCACGTTGCGCAGCCGGACTTGGACTTTCCGTTGGTCCCGGCCCACCTCGCCGAGTAG
- a CDS encoding LysR family transcriptional regulator: MDIDARTLRTFREVTLTGSFTQAARRLGYSQSSVTAQMRALERQVGEPVFERLPNGVRLTHSGTVLRDYARQILTLVSEMETALRRPAANPPRLTVGIVPALAYGQQLARVTQLGRRLLSGVQLALRVMGTAEVHDAFRSGAIDGALVLTVVDADDPAALLADQLHTERPDELTEVRLQEVEFVPVTSVGQRRGNLGRQVVIADPDCPSQRWLPEFLRLRCDSPPEIHELGSMAGVRAATQSGLGCAMLPMALAASHQEAGGLRPLPGVPRMRWNASLVHGRPDTRPALDWQNLTETLRQATALSCVVRPDEPGPASAADVLGGEAAALGPDPSIAS; the protein is encoded by the coding sequence GTGGACATCGACGCAAGAACCCTTCGGACCTTCCGTGAGGTGACCCTGACCGGGTCGTTCACCCAGGCGGCGCGACGCCTCGGGTACTCGCAGTCCAGCGTCACGGCACAGATGCGTGCCCTGGAGAGGCAGGTGGGCGAACCCGTCTTCGAGCGGCTTCCCAACGGTGTCCGGCTCACCCACTCCGGAACCGTCCTGCGTGACTACGCACGCCAGATCCTCACCCTCGTCAGCGAGATGGAGACCGCCCTGCGCCGGCCCGCGGCCAACCCGCCCAGGCTGACCGTCGGGATCGTCCCCGCCCTGGCGTACGGGCAGCAGCTCGCCCGGGTCACCCAACTCGGGCGGCGGCTGCTCTCCGGCGTCCAGCTCGCCCTGCGCGTGATGGGGACCGCCGAGGTCCACGACGCCTTCCGGTCCGGAGCGATCGACGGGGCTCTTGTCCTCACCGTGGTCGACGCCGACGACCCGGCCGCCCTCTTAGCCGACCAGCTGCACACCGAACGCCCCGACGAACTCACCGAAGTACGCCTCCAGGAAGTCGAGTTCGTACCCGTCACGAGCGTCGGACAACGACGCGGCAACCTCGGCCGCCAGGTCGTCATCGCCGACCCCGACTGTCCCTCGCAGCGCTGGCTGCCCGAGTTCCTCCGCCTGCGCTGCGACAGCCCTCCCGAGATCCACGAGCTCGGCTCCATGGCCGGCGTGCGCGCCGCCACCCAGTCCGGCCTGGGCTGCGCCATGCTCCCCATGGCCCTCGCCGCCTCCCACCAGGAGGCGGGGGGACTGCGCCCGCTGCCGGGCGTGCCCCGGATGCGCTGGAACGCCTCCCTCGTCCACGGCCGCCCCGACACCCGGCCCGCGCTCGACTGGCAGAACCTGACGGAGACCCTCCGCCAGGCCACCGCCCTCTCCTGCGTGGTCCGCCCCGACGAGCCCGGCCCCGCGAGCGCCGCCGACGTCCTCGGAGGAGAGGCCGCCGCCCTCGGCCCGGACCCGAGCATCGCCTCGTAA
- a CDS encoding right-handed parallel beta-helix repeat-containing protein has protein sequence MTMEASPRRRAAVGGLVAVALALSGGVALTAAPASAAGSTTYVDCSRPAPGDGGQAAPFNSVAQANGRTYAAGDTLAFAAGTTCTGSLAPKGSGTATAPITLTGYGTGALPVLDGGGAQDVVSLTNQDHWRITGLKLTNPAATLARRAGLRISATDGTAHRGFDIGSLVIDRVAGQTSKNSPTTEDFVQSAGVVTGASGTGSTLHDVHVHDNQVSNTGGGGLKIRVGAMAVKGSGVLIENNVIKDVGGDGIIASYADAPMIQYNNASGVGNGVYPFSGGNFAGIWVLGDRDPTIQKNAVYGITRMSVADSQAFDCDWGNTGTCTIQYNYSRDNIGGFFLDCDGCGTIGGAQQVIRYNISENDCRMSSVSAGRSALHLYNNVFYCTDRKFSITLPDESVVENNIWVGTTDSRLPTGAGISWLWNVFQGVPRPTANGIVGDPGFVNPGSGGDTIRSVDGYRLRATSPALGNGSVISGNGGRDYWGNPVSSTSKPHRGAYNGPGL, from the coding sequence ATGACCATGGAGGCATCCCCGCGGCGCAGAGCGGCCGTCGGCGGGCTCGTCGCCGTCGCGCTCGCCCTCTCCGGCGGCGTCGCCCTCACCGCCGCGCCCGCCTCGGCCGCCGGGAGCACCACGTACGTGGACTGCTCGCGCCCGGCCCCGGGCGACGGCGGCCAGGCCGCGCCGTTCAACAGCGTCGCCCAGGCCAACGGCAGGACGTACGCGGCCGGTGACACGCTCGCCTTCGCGGCCGGCACCACCTGCACCGGCTCCCTCGCCCCCAAGGGCAGCGGCACCGCCACCGCGCCCATCACGCTCACCGGCTACGGCACCGGGGCGCTGCCCGTGCTCGACGGCGGCGGCGCCCAGGACGTGGTCTCGCTGACCAACCAGGACCACTGGCGGATCACCGGCCTCAAGCTCACCAACCCCGCCGCGACGCTCGCGCGGCGCGCCGGGCTGCGGATCTCCGCCACCGACGGGACGGCGCACCGGGGCTTCGACATCGGCTCCCTCGTCATCGACCGGGTCGCCGGGCAGACCAGCAAGAACAGCCCGACCACCGAGGACTTCGTCCAGTCCGCGGGCGTCGTCACGGGCGCGAGCGGCACCGGCTCGACGCTCCACGACGTCCACGTCCATGACAACCAGGTGAGCAACACCGGCGGGGGCGGCCTCAAGATCCGCGTCGGCGCGATGGCCGTCAAGGGCTCCGGGGTCCTCATCGAGAACAACGTGATCAAGGACGTCGGCGGCGACGGCATCATCGCCAGCTACGCCGACGCGCCGATGATCCAGTACAACAACGCCTCCGGAGTCGGCAACGGCGTCTACCCGTTCTCCGGGGGCAACTTCGCCGGCATCTGGGTGCTGGGCGACCGCGACCCGACCATCCAGAAGAACGCGGTGTACGGGATCACCCGGATGTCCGTGGCCGACAGCCAGGCGTTCGACTGCGACTGGGGCAACACCGGCACCTGCACCATCCAGTACAACTACAGCCGCGACAACATCGGCGGCTTCTTCCTCGACTGCGACGGGTGCGGCACCATCGGCGGCGCCCAGCAGGTCATCCGCTACAACATCTCCGAGAACGACTGCCGGATGAGCAGCGTCAGCGCGGGCCGGTCTGCGCTGCACCTGTACAACAACGTCTTCTACTGCACGGACAGGAAGTTCAGCATCACACTGCCCGACGAGAGCGTCGTCGAGAACAACATCTGGGTGGGCACCACCGACTCCCGGCTGCCCACCGGAGCGGGGATCTCCTGGCTCTGGAACGTCTTCCAGGGGGTGCCGAGGCCGACCGCCAACGGCATCGTCGGCGACCCGGGGTTCGTGAACCCCGGCAGCGGCGGCGACACGATCCGGTCGGTGGACGGCTACAGGCTGCGCGCCACCTCGCCCGCCCTCGGCAACGGCTCGGTGATCAGCGGCAACGGCGGCCGTGACTACTGGGGGAACCCGGTCTCGTCGACGTCCAAGCCGCACCGGGGCGCGTACAACGGGCCGGGGTTGTAG
- a CDS encoding cold-shock protein, whose amino-acid sequence MGPLPLGRVAGDDEEAAVEGRSIGFVHSFNRAGGYGFVVPVGSEEQVYFRAEDIEGGERGLSEGQQVSFVLVLGDGRFEARELRV is encoded by the coding sequence ATGGGCCCCCTTCCCCTCGGCCGCGTCGCCGGTGACGACGAGGAGGCCGCCGTGGAGGGCAGAAGCATAGGGTTCGTGCATTCCTTCAACCGCGCCGGCGGCTACGGATTCGTCGTCCCCGTGGGCTCCGAGGAGCAGGTCTATTTCAGGGCCGAGGACATCGAGGGCGGGGAGCGCGGTCTCTCCGAGGGGCAGCAGGTCTCCTTCGTGCTGGTCCTGGGTGACGGTCGCTTCGAGGCGAGGGAACTGCGCGTCTGA
- a CDS encoding radical SAM protein: protein MQRFPGIPPEAVFKEDLLRGGLAFDPSALSGNEGGEVKPKSYFIFSFDHRTLPELGEAALNRPPEEIVLTGGPYGLRRTVVSVRVNPSSPYRVAPDGDGALALFLDGVRIADVGLPPMPEYYRHPLANGKSVMEVAPTIQWGYLIYLTVFRVCQYFGAKEECQYCDINHNWRQHKAAGRPYTGVKPVDEVLEALEIIDRHDTARTSTAYTLTGGAVTSKVGGKDEADFYGQYARAIEERFPGRWIGKVVAQALPKEDVQRFHDYGIRIYHPNYEVWDRRLFELYCPGKERYIGRDEWHRRILDSAEVFGPRNVIPNFVAGVEMARPSGFLTVDEAIASTREGLRFFMSRGITPRFTTWCPEPTTPLGRENPDGAPLEYHLGLLEAYTATLEEYGLTAPPGYGPAGPGRAVFSVSSFMDALPPAPGE, encoded by the coding sequence ATGCAACGCTTCCCCGGAATCCCTCCGGAGGCCGTGTTCAAGGAGGACCTGCTGCGCGGCGGGCTCGCCTTCGACCCGTCCGCGCTGAGCGGCAACGAGGGGGGCGAGGTGAAGCCGAAGTCGTACTTCATCTTCTCCTTCGACCACCGCACGCTGCCGGAGCTCGGGGAGGCGGCGCTGAACCGTCCGCCGGAGGAGATCGTGCTGACCGGCGGTCCGTACGGGCTGCGGCGCACGGTGGTGTCGGTGCGGGTCAACCCCTCGTCCCCGTATCGGGTGGCGCCGGACGGCGACGGCGCGCTCGCGCTCTTCCTCGACGGGGTGAGGATCGCGGACGTCGGTCTGCCGCCGATGCCGGAGTACTACCGGCACCCGCTGGCGAACGGCAAGTCCGTGATGGAGGTCGCGCCGACCATCCAGTGGGGGTACCTCATCTACCTCACGGTCTTCCGGGTCTGCCAGTACTTCGGTGCCAAGGAGGAGTGCCAGTACTGCGACATCAACCACAACTGGCGCCAGCACAAGGCGGCGGGCCGCCCGTACACCGGGGTGAAGCCGGTGGACGAGGTCCTGGAGGCGCTGGAGATCATCGACCGCCACGACACCGCCCGTACCTCAACCGCGTACACCCTGACCGGTGGGGCGGTCACCTCCAAGGTCGGCGGGAAGGACGAGGCCGACTTCTACGGGCAGTACGCGCGCGCGATCGAGGAGCGTTTCCCCGGCCGCTGGATCGGCAAGGTCGTCGCCCAGGCCCTGCCGAAGGAGGACGTGCAGCGCTTCCACGACTACGGCATCCGGATCTACCACCCCAACTACGAGGTGTGGGACCGGCGGCTGTTCGAGCTGTACTGCCCCGGCAAGGAGCGTTACATCGGCCGGGACGAGTGGCACCGCCGGATCCTGGACTCGGCGGAGGTCTTCGGGCCGCGCAACGTCATCCCGAACTTCGTCGCGGGTGTCGAGATGGCGCGCCCGTCCGGCTTCCTGACGGTGGACGAGGCCATCGCCTCCACCCGGGAGGGCCTGCGGTTCTTCATGTCGCGCGGGATCACGCCCCGGTTCACCACCTGGTGTCCGGAGCCGACGACGCCGCTGGGCCGGGAGAACCCGGACGGCGCCCCGCTCGAATACCACCTGGGTCTCCTTGAGGCGTACACGGCGACGCTGGAGGAGTACGGGCTGACCGCCCCGCCCGGGTACGGGCCCGCGGGTCCCGGCCGGGCGGTGTTCTCGGTCAGCTCGTTCATGGACGCGCTGCCGCCCGCTCCGGGCGAGTGA
- the helR gene encoding RNA polymerase recycling motor ATPase HelR, producing MDTSYGTSAFDLPDRLSSKADPALIARDEKHFAAVEESLRQAIDELSDRLDATRRAPGGAGREAMDRDAEIHRLTGRLRTLRRFGLDLCLGHIVAADDPEPVYIGRLGLTDSTGRRLLLDWRSPAAEPFFAATHAGPMGLASRRRYRWADGRVNDYWDEVFTADGLEGHAALDDQSAFIAGLGASRSPRMRDVLGTIQADQDAIIRAGSRGTLVVDGGPGTGKTVVALHRSAHLLYSDPRLGHRKGGVLFVGPHQPYLAYVADVLPSLGEEGVQTCTVRDLVAEGARAAAETDPEVARLKSSADMVRAIETAVRFYEEPPARGMTVSTDWADIRLSADDWAEAFDAPESGTPHNEAREQIWEELATILLAKVDGEIPFHLFLRSLRQDEELVREVHGAWPLLEAADLVGDLWSVPAYLRRCAPWLDREEVALLRRTDARAWTVSDLPLLDAARQRLGDPEAAVRRRRQQAALAAERARMADVIDNVLAADEDGEGAVTMLRGQDLKDSLVDESAVAGAEPDLLAGPFAHVVVDEAQELTDAEWQMLLLRCPSRSFTIVGDRAQTRHGFTESWQERLERVGLDRITVASLSINYRTPEEVMAEAEPAIRAALPDANVPTSVRSGGVPVVHGSVAERDGILDDWLAAHADGIACVIGDPGFRGSARVRSLTPSLSKGLEFDLVVLVDPERFGEGIEGAVDRYVAMTRATRQLVVLRSA from the coding sequence GTGGACACGTCGTACGGCACCAGTGCGTTCGACCTTCCCGACCGGTTGTCCTCCAAGGCCGATCCGGCCCTGATCGCCCGCGACGAGAAGCACTTCGCGGCCGTCGAGGAGAGCCTCCGTCAGGCGATCGACGAACTGTCCGACCGGCTCGACGCCACGCGCAGGGCGCCCGGCGGCGCCGGCCGGGAGGCAATGGACCGGGACGCGGAGATCCACCGCCTCACCGGCCGCCTGCGCACCCTGCGCCGCTTCGGTCTCGATCTGTGCCTCGGGCACATCGTCGCCGCGGACGACCCCGAGCCCGTGTACATCGGACGCCTCGGGCTCACGGACAGCACCGGCCGCCGGCTGCTGCTCGACTGGCGCTCGCCCGCCGCCGAGCCCTTCTTCGCCGCGACCCACGCCGGCCCGATGGGGCTCGCCAGCCGCCGCAGGTACCGCTGGGCCGACGGCCGCGTCAACGACTACTGGGACGAGGTGTTCACCGCCGACGGCCTCGAAGGGCACGCGGCGCTCGACGACCAGTCCGCGTTCATCGCCGGCCTGGGCGCCAGCCGTTCGCCCCGCATGCGGGACGTGCTCGGCACCATCCAGGCCGACCAGGACGCCATCATCCGGGCCGGCTCGCGCGGCACTCTCGTCGTCGACGGCGGTCCCGGTACGGGCAAGACGGTGGTCGCCCTGCACCGCTCGGCCCACCTCCTCTACTCGGACCCCCGGCTCGGGCACCGCAAGGGCGGCGTGCTGTTCGTCGGACCCCACCAGCCCTATCTGGCGTACGTCGCCGACGTGCTGCCCAGCCTCGGCGAGGAGGGCGTGCAGACCTGCACCGTGCGGGACCTCGTCGCCGAGGGGGCCCGCGCGGCGGCCGAGACCGACCCCGAGGTGGCCCGGCTGAAGTCGTCCGCGGACATGGTCCGGGCGATCGAGACGGCCGTCCGTTTCTACGAGGAGCCGCCCGCCCGGGGGATGACGGTGTCGACCGACTGGGCCGACATCCGGCTGAGCGCGGACGACTGGGCCGAGGCCTTCGACGCGCCGGAGTCCGGTACGCCGCACAACGAGGCGCGCGAGCAGATCTGGGAGGAACTGGCCACGATCCTGCTGGCCAAGGTCGACGGCGAGATCCCCTTCCACCTGTTCCTGCGGTCCCTGCGGCAGGACGAGGAACTGGTCAGGGAGGTGCACGGGGCGTGGCCGCTGCTGGAGGCCGCCGACCTGGTCGGGGACCTGTGGTCGGTGCCCGCGTATCTCCGCAGGTGCGCCCCCTGGCTCGACCGCGAGGAGGTGGCGCTGCTCCGGCGCACGGACGCGCGGGCGTGGACGGTGTCGGACCTGCCCCTCCTCGACGCGGCGCGGCAGCGGCTCGGCGATCCCGAGGCGGCCGTACGCCGGAGGCGGCAGCAGGCCGCCCTCGCGGCGGAGCGGGCCCGCATGGCCGATGTCATCGACAACGTCCTCGCGGCCGACGAGGACGGCGAGGGCGCGGTGACGATGCTGCGCGGGCAGGACCTGAAGGACAGTCTGGTCGACGAGTCGGCGGTCGCCGGGGCCGAACCGGACCTGCTCGCGGGCCCGTTCGCGCACGTGGTCGTCGACGAGGCGCAGGAGCTGACGGACGCGGAGTGGCAGATGCTGCTCCTGCGCTGCCCGTCCCGCAGCTTCACCATCGTCGGTGACCGCGCCCAGACGCGGCACGGTTTCACCGAGTCGTGGCAGGAGCGGCTCGAAAGGGTCGGGCTCGACCGGATCACCGTGGCGTCCCTGAGCATCAACTACCGGACGCCGGAGGAGGTCATGGCGGAGGCCGAGCCGGCCATCCGGGCGGCGCTCCCGGACGCGAACGTGCCGACGTCCGTGCGCAGCGGCGGCGTCCCGGTCGTCCACGGTTCGGTCGCGGAGCGCGACGGCATCCTCGACGACTGGCTGGCCGCGCACGCGGACGGGATCGCCTGTGTCATCGGTGACCCCGGCTTCCGGGGGTCGGCGCGGGTCCGCTCGCTGACGCCTTCGTTGTCGAAGGGCCTGGAGTTCGACCTGGTCGTGCTCGTCGACCCGGAGCGGTTCGGTGAGGGCATCGAGGGCGCGGTCGACCGCTATGTCGCGATGACCAGGGCGACCCGGCAGCTCGTCGTCCTCAGGAGCGCGTGA